The Malaclemys terrapin pileata isolate rMalTer1 chromosome 20, rMalTer1.hap1, whole genome shotgun sequence genome contains the following window.
ATTTTGGGGTGAGTTGGGGGCAGGtttgggggcaggcctggggggtGTCGGTGAGTTTGGGGGGTGTCGGTGAGTTTGGAGGGGCAGGTTCAGGGAGATTGGGATGATTTGGGGGAAGGTTTGGGAAGCATGGggtgatttggggggcagggttgAGGAATTTAGGGGGTGAATTTAGAGGGGAAGTTTTGAGGGGCAAGGTGACTCTGGGGTGTATCCGATGGTGCTGGGTGAGTTTGGCGGGACCAGGGCTCAGGCCCTAAGCAGGGACCCCCAGTGAAGCCCCCCACCATCCCCGTGTAGGTCGGGAGCTGGGAGCACCAGATCCTACGCATGAAGTACCCGGTCTGGTCGCGCTATGGCAAGTTCCTGCAGCCGGTGGACGACGACCAGCACCTGACGGTGGCCACGCTGGAGGAGCGGCCCTTCGTCATCGTCGAGAACATCGACCCGGCCACCGGCACATGCATCCGGGACTCGGTGCCCTGCCGCAACCAGCTGAACCGCACTGACAGGTACCCACGCTGCAAACTTCCCCACGgcagtgcccccagccgggcgcgcTGCCTAGCGCTGCAAGCTTCCCCTCGGCAGTGTCCCTGGCGAGGAGCTCCACCCAGTGCTGCAAACTTCCCCGTGGCAGTACCCCCGGTGCTGCGAGCTTCCCTGTGGCAGTGCCCCTGACAGGGAGCTCCACCcagtgctgcgagcttccccgTGGCAGTACCTCCAGTGCTGAGAGCTTCCCCATGGCAGTATCCTCAGTGCTGCGAGCTTCCCTGTGGCAGTGCCACTGGCACTGTGCATTTCCCCGTGGCAGTGCCCATTACAGGGAGCTCCCACCCAGTGCTGAGAGCTTCCCTGTGGCAGTGCCCCTGGCGGGGAGCTCCGCCCAGTGCTGCGAGCTTCCTCGTGGCAGTACCCccagtgctgtgagcttccccacagtTGTGCTCTCTGTCCATCTCCATTTCTGttttgctccctccccctccagtcaCCCCACGGACCCACTGCTTTTTGAGAAGAAATGCTGCAAAGGATTCTGCATCGACATCCTCAAGCGCCTGGCTAAGACCGTGGGCTTCACCTACGACCTCTACCTGGTCACCAACGGCAAGCACGGCAAAAAGATCGATGGGGTCTGGAACGGCATGATCGGGGAGGTGAGACTCcctgagccggggagagaacccaggagtcctggctcccagcccccctccttctAACCACTAagctccactcccctccccgagccagggagagaacccaggagtcctggctcccagctcccctgctctaaccaccagcccccactccctccccagagccagggagagaacccaggagtcctgacttccagcccacATAGGTTGGTGCcactttcccctttcttggggatCCTCAATTTCTCTGCCTCCCTCCAGCAATCCCTGGGCACCTTGGGGGTTTCTTTCAAAGACCCCCCAGATCTCACCTggttgcttcccctccccctcaaatcCTTTCCAGAAATACCCTGCTCGCTTTGGCGTCCCACCGTAGCTCCCCTGAACTGCACAGCTGGGTTACTGGGTAAGAGGGCCTAGCATTGCATGGGAGAGGGAGAATGTCCCTTTGAAGGCTCCGCCCCCCTCGCTGACTCCTCCCCCTCGGTCTTCCCCCAGGTGTTTTACCTGCGTGCAGACATGGCCATCGGCTCCCTGACTATCAACGAGGAACGCTCCGAGATCATCGACTTCTCCGTGCCCTTCGTCGAGACGGGCATCAGCGTCATGGTCTCACGGAGCAATGGGACCGTCTCGCCCTCCGCCTTCCTGGGTCAGCGCCTGCCGCCACCAGCGGGCGTTGTGGGAGCAGGGCAGAAacgctggctgtgtggggagctccagctactgtggccccagcctctgccagcaaggggggctgtggggaatagaacccaggagtcctggctcccacccctcaccttgctctaaccactagaaccCCTTCCCACCCAGatctgggagagaacccaggagtcctggctccccaccccctttctctaATCACtaggcccccctcccctcccagagctgggcatagaacccaggtgtccgagcactgactgttccttccccCTGCAGAGCCCTACAGCCCAGCTGTCTGGGTGATGATGTTCGTCATGTGTCTGACCGTGGTGGCCGTCACCGTCTTCATCTTCGAGTACTTCAGCCCCGTGGGTTATAACCGCAGCCTGGCCGATGGGAAACGTGAGTCCCACCCTCACACCCGCTGCTCCGCctggggacagcagggggctgcgggtcgggagtgaggggcaccagtagggctggggggtgaggggggcacaGAGGTGCTGTGCGGGCTGACCCTTCCCATGATGCTTTGCAGGCACGGGGGGCTCCAAGTTCACCATTGGCAAGTCCATCTGGCTGCTCTGGGCTCTGGTCTTCAACAACTCGGTGCCAGTGGAGAACCCCAAGGGCACCACCAGCAAGATCATGGTGCTGATCTGGGCCTTCTTCGCCGTCATCTTCCTCGCCAGCTACACGGCCAACCTGGCCGCCTTCATGATCCAGGAGGAGTACGTGGACACGGTGTCGGGGCTGAGCGACCGCAAGGTGAGGCTCCCGCTTCTGCTGCCTGCCCAATCCCCGTCCCCACgggccacccctcccctgccgctGGGAGCCGGGTGCAATCAATCCCTGGATGCTGTGAGATCCAGCCTGCAGCGATCCCGGGATCTCGCTGGGGTCAATACAGGCCTAGGGCGCGACAGAGCCCGTCTAGACAGATCCACTCGATCCCTGGATCTCAATAGAGCCAATCCagccagatccaaacaccccacCGGTCTCGCTAGACCACAGGTCCAGTGGGTCCATGGATCTCAGCAGAGCCGATCTAGACTGATCCAGTTGATCAGTGGATCTCAGTAGAGCCAGTCTCATGAGATCCAGTCACTTCATAGATCTGATCTAGTTTGTCAGACAGTAGATTTTGCTAGATCCAGTCTAGCCTGATCATCTGATTGATCCATGGATCACAATAGAGCAGTATCACTAGATCCAGCTGGTCTATGGGTCACGGTAGATCCCAGGTGATCCATGGGTCACAGTAGATCCCAGGTGATCCATGGGTCACGGTAGATCCTGTATGCTCGGCCCAGCTGATCCGTGGGTCACGGTAGATCCTGTATGCTCGGCCCAGCTGATCCGTGGGTCACGGTAGATCCTGTATGGCCCGGCCCAGCTGATCTGAGGGTCGCGGTAGATCCTGTATGGCCCGACCCAGCTGATCGCCATAGACACAGTTTAGACAGAGCCAGTCGACCTGTCCCAGCGCTTCGAAAGTGCCTCACTCCCTGGTGGGGGCAGGAACATgcggtggggatggaggggggacaAGCCTGAGTAGACAAGTGTTTAGGGGCCGCACGTCTCCCTGCGGGGAGTGACTAATCGCTGCCCCCCCAGTTCCAGAAGCCGCAGGACCAGTACCCGCCGCTCAAGTTCGGCACGGTGCCCAATGGCAGCACGGAGAAGAACATACGCAGTAACTACCCCGACATGCACAACTACATGGTGAAGTACAACCAGCGCAGCGTGGAGGACGCCCTGCAGCACCTGAAGTCGGGGTGAGGGCGGGACTGGGACGGTGGgcgagggcaggaggagggggcaggactggagggagatgggaaagagatggggcagagccaggaggaggGGGTCGGCCAGAGGGagatgggaaggggtggagccagagggagatggggcagggccaggagggggcagggcctgagggaGATGGGAAGAGGATGGGGCCAAAAGagatggggcagagccaggaggagggggcggggctggagggagaTGGGAAGAGGATGGGGCcgaaagagatggggcagggccaggaggagggggcgagggcaggaggaggggcaggactggagggaggtggggcagggccaggacaaggggggcggagggagatgggaagagggaagggccaggaggagatggggaagggccaggaggagggcgcggggctggagggaggtggggcagggccgagaggggcggggcctgagggggatggggcagggccaggagggggcagggcctgagggaGATGGGAAGAGGATGGGGCCAAAGGagatggggcagagccaggaggagggggcagggctggagggaggtggggcaaGGCCAGGAAGGGTCGGGGCCagagggagatggggaagagggCGGGGCCATGGGCAGGGTGTGGAGCCGAAGAGGtgaagggtggggggaagtggggcggggccatgggcgggggtggggccgaaGAGGTgaagggcggggctgggagctgggggagcaggcagggttAGAAGGGTATTACCCTGCCCCACACCTCTAACCCCTGCCTCCAAAAAGCTGTcgttgtccctcccccccccccacactgccccccaggAAGCTGGACGCCTTCATCTACGACGCGGCCGTGCTGAACTACATGGCGCGGAAGGACGAGGGCTGTAAGCTGGTGACCATCGGCAGCGGGAAGGTCTTCGCCACCACCGGCTACGGCATCGCCCTGCAGAAGGGCTCCCGCTGGAAGCGCCCCATCGACCTGGcgctgctgcagttcctgggcGATGGTACGCACCGCCCGGgcgcctgggttctctgcccgcgctgggaggggagtgggggctagtggttacagcggggtgggggtggggggtctgggcacccggacacctgggtcccatgCCTGCCTGCTGCCTTGCAGACGAGATCGAGATGCTGGAGCGGCTCTGGCTCTCGGGAATCTGCCACAACGACAAGATCGAGGTGATGAGCAGCAAGTTGGACATCGACAACATGGCGGGCGTCTTCTACATGCTGCTGGTGGCCATGGGGCTGAGCCTGCTCGTCTTCGCCTGGGAGCACCTCATCTACTGGAAGCTGCGACACTGCATGCGCCACACCGGGCGGCTGGACTTCCTGCTGGCCTTCAGCCGGGTGAGGGCGGCGCTGCCTGTCCCCCGCGTCGCGCCCGCGGGCGCCCCTCCCTCTGCATTCTGCCTGCGGCTCCCCCACCTGCCAGCGCCCCCCGCACATCCCGCCCGCCGGCGCCTCTCCCTCTGCGTCCCGCCCACGGGCACCCCTCCCTCTGCGTCCTGCCTGCGGCTCTCCCACCTGCCAGCGCCCCCCGCACGTCCcgcctgccggtgcccctccccccgcgtcccgcccgctgctcccctccctctgtccccctgCACACCTCCAGCTACCCACCTGCAGGAGCCCCTCCCTCTGCACGCCAGcacctctccctctgccccctgccggCTGACatccctccctctgtcccccGCCTGTTGGCACccctcccttccatgggcacccctccctctgcccccctgcatGCCTCCATGCACCCACCTGCAGgtgcccctccctctgccccctgcccgctggcacccctccctctgtcccccGCCTGCTGGCACccctcccttccatgggcaccccTCCCTCTACCCCCCGCCCGTCAgcacccctccctctgcccccctgcaaacctccatccacccacctgcaggcacccctccctctgccctccgCCTGCGGGCACACCTCTGTCCCCCATCGTCTGCCCGCCCCCATCTTCCACCAGCCCTACATCCACCCCCTATTCTCTGTCTGACTCCCCAtcatccccccccacaccaccgcccatcccatccatccccccatcttCTGCTCCTCTTCCATCCATCCCCGCCctcatccttccccctcccaccgctACAGctgccctccttccctccagccACCCACCCTGGTGTCGCAACAATAACggccccccccttgctgcagcgGTGTCCTTGTAACAACAGCCCCCCCTTGCTGCAGTGGTGTCTCTTCAATAATGGTCCCTCCTTGCTGCAGCGGTGTCACTGTAATAATGGTCCCCCCTTGCTGCAGCGGTGTGACTTCAATAATGGTCCCCCCTCGCTGCAGCGATGTCAGTGTAATAAAGGTCCCCGCTCTAGCATACCCTGCAGCGGTGTTGCTGCAATAATGGTTTCCCCAGATAGTGTTGCAGCAATAGCACTCCCCTGACCCTCTCTGGGGCAGTGTCACGGTTATAGCGCTCCCCGCTGGGCAGAGCAGATGCATTATCAGTCCCACCCCCGTCTCacttcttctctcccccacctccagggcATGTACAGCTGCTGCACCAGCGAGGACCCCAAGATACCGGACCATCAGCAGCTGCCCATCCTGAACCACAGCTACCCCCCGCAACGCGGCGGGGCCACGGCCttgcccagcccccccgccccgcccctgccctgcagcagttTCCTGCCCCGGGACCGACGCATCGTGGAGCGCTGGCGCCATGCCCGCAGCCCCAACTGCTACAAGGACCTgtaccccccgcccgccccctcgGAGCCCCCCAAAGCGCCCCCGCAGCGCCACGGCCTCCAGAACGCCTTCGCCGAGGGCTTCCACCGCTTCTACGGCCCCATCGAGCCCGAGGGGCTGTCGGACCACCTGGGGGCCGCCGGCGGGGCCCAGGCCAAGAAGCTGGGGCCCTGCCAGCTCTCCCCGCCCCTCCGGAGCCTGGAGAACCCCCCGTCCTACTTCGCCATCGTGCGGGAGAAGGAAGGTCCCGACCCGGGCGCCTCGGCCTGGCAAAGGAAGTCGCTGCGGGGACTGTGCGAAAGTTTCCAGGCGGGCAAGGCCGGGAGCCGGACGCCGGAGGCCAAGAAAcacagcagtggggggctgggcagcagctaCGCCGCCCAGGGCCCCTGCGAGGTGGAgtgcggccggccggcccaggagCCGGGGCGTTACGGCTACACCCGGCTCTCCTACGAAGACGAGCGCAGCCCGCCCCTGGGGGCGGCACCCTGCGGGCGGGAGCGGCGCTATCGGCGCCCCGAGGAGCCACGGGACAGCGAGAGCCAGCCCTTGCTGCGGCCCACCTGCCCGGCCGGCCGGTCCCACGTCTGCCGCAGCCGCTCCCGCCCACCGCCCGCCGGCTTCCCCAGCCAGAGCCGCTACGTGGAGCTCTCGGACTCGGACTCGGAGCCGTGCGAGCGGGATGGGCCGTGCCCGGAGGCCTCCCCCCCGGCCGGGGCGCCCCCGGCCAACGGGCACAGCTGCTGGTACGCGGCTCCCGATTTCTTCTGCACCTACCCCTCCCGGGAGCCCCCGCTCTTTGCCCCCCACAAGCCTGTGCGCTACTGGTCGGCCGACAAGCTGGCCCCCTGCCGCTCGTGCCACCGGCTTTGCCAGCACTGCGCCAGCCTggagctgctgcccccccccaaccccgccttGTCGCAAGGAGGCCCGGGGCTACTTCAGCCGCTCCGAGGAGCGTCTGGAGCGCTGGCTGGACTGGGAACACCGCCTCTGCGGCCCCTACGGCTGCCTGGCACCCCGGCACCACCATGGCCTCTACCggcgctgccaccaccaccactcctgcGAGCTGGGCCCGGCCggttccctcctgcaccccacctcccGCAGCCTGGAGGACCTTAGCTCCTGCCACCTTGTGCGCTGCGGCCTGGCCCCCCACCGCCTCGGCTTCTCCCCGCCCGAGTGCCTCCCGCCCCGCCTGAGCCGCAGCGGGGAGCTCTttgcccgccgcggctccgcccACTTCTCCAGCCTCGAGTCTGAGGTATGACCCAGCCATGGccgcgggggcgggggcaggcaacGTGGGAGCTGCGGTGGACCTGGGGTGTATGGGGCCACGGCAGCTGATGCCACGGACGTGGGAACAATGCCACAGCTGCTCATACCATGGAGGCCACCGCAGACCCGGGGGACGGTTTAGCTCCCGCCAGTGCCAAGGATCCATGGcgcggtgtgggggggtgtcacacgCCACAGTTGTGACGCTGCCACGGGGGGGCGGTGCCACGCCTGGTCCCACAGACCCATGGAGAGGCGGAGTCTGCCACGGACCCTGGAGAGAGAAGGGAGCCGCCCGTGGGAACCGGGACGATGGTGGCCCGTGGCACCACGAATCCAGGCCGAGATGGACCCAGCTGTCGTGCCACGGATCCGGACGCCGcagaagcgggggtggggggcgtccCTGCCATGTCGGAGCGGCTGCCCCTGGTATCAGAAACCAGCGAGAGCCGGGGTagtgtccccccgcccccaccccacagtgcaGCCAGAGGGGGATGGGCTGGATCCATCCACCAGGGAGCTGGCGGGGGGGGTATCAGCCACATGGCCACGCTGCCCCCACCGCCGTCTTGTTTCCAAAGGGCTCTTCCACTGCATCGGGGGGGACACAATCTGGGGCGGTGGGATCGCAAAGGTGGGGGCTGGCGTGAAAGTAAAACATTGCGTCTGTGGCAGGTGGGGGGAAGCCTGGCCAGGACTTCGCCATGTGTGGGCCATGGGGGGGTGCCGTGGGGTCCCCCCCTTTCAATACACAACCGGGAGTAGCTGTTTCacctttttaaaatctctatttTTCGGGGGAGACAAAACTGTGATTTAAAAACCTGCAAAACTGAAACTGTGATTACCACCACGCCCCCGTCCGCCCCCTCATCCAGCGCTTCCCCCCTTTGTCCTTTTTCACTGGCACCTTTTTCACTGACCCCACCCCCTGTCTTCCAGtttatcccccctccccatccccccatcccccaacccctctccatccatccatcccccccacacccctctccatccatccatcccccaacccctctccatccccccacacccctctccagccagccatccccctaccccctctccatccccccaacccctctccatcctccatccccccacacccctctccatccaccccctccatcccccatcctcccacacccctctccagccatccccccaacccctctccatccccccacacccctctccagccagccatccccctaccccctctccatccccccacacccctctccatccaccccctccatccatccatccccccaaccccctctccatccaatccccccacacccctctccatccaacccccccacccctctccatccatccccacacaaccccctccccacatccatCCACTCCCGTGTCCATCTGCCTTTGGTTCCCCTCACCCCGGTTATTTTCTTGGCTGTTGTTTCTTTTCAGCcatgggggcagttggggggggggcagggaaggggctggctTTGGGCCATGCTAACTGCTTGGGGGGggtttctggggagggggaaaggagcagagggGGCCGGAGCATCTGGGTACCAGAGGGGTGGGGtctggctggagggggcagggtctggggcctgagctgtgtgtgtgggtcaATGGGGAGCTCTCCAGCCAAAGCCATGGactgaggtgtgggggagggaggggagggacaggggctGTGAGCCCTGAATTTGttggacccaggtgtcctgggagagtggggggggggatgtcagtttatctgggggggaggggttcctgGCCCCCCCAACCCAGCATGGAGTACAGGCGGGGTCCAAACTCAGCCCCCCCCCGATGCACTGCATATGGGGTGAGGCCAGGAGCGGGGGGTGTCCAACACTGTCTGAACGTTCCTAATAAAGGCTTTTCTATTCCCGCTGGGCCGCAGCCCCGTGTCCTGTGTGTCGCaaagggggagctgtggggtgggagctgtgtgggggagAGCTCCCGGCTACCCCAGACccatctctgccagcaggaggcactgtggggtgggggggctggcctAAGGCCAGacacctgcctgagtctgcagaggtcctggggggaggagctgggagccaggacgcctgggttctcttctcagctctgggaggggagtggtgcctagtggttagaacaaagtggggctgggagccaggacttctgggttctctccctggctctgggaggggagtggggcctagtggttagagcgggggggggggggttggacagCGCCACGATTGGCTGGAGCTTTGGGGGAAAAGTTCATTTACatagaaattaaaaattaaattagtgAGAAAATCTGTAATTCAGCTGGAAAATGTAATTACAGCGGGACCAGGGGCCCGGCGCTGTGACAGCGGGGGAGTGAGAGACGCATGTGACTCAACGCACCCTGGCAAGCCAGCTGTGGCAGCACCCGCCCACCACCACCCGCCTTACAAGAAGGCCCAGCTGTGTGTTCACACCAACCCTAATAGACATCCAGGCCCCCAATACTCGCCCAACCACAGCATGAAAAGAGGACAGCCTCATGCAGGCAAACCAGCACGGTGACGCACACCAACCATCCAGACTACAGTCGCGCAGCAACGCATGCACAATCACCACACAAGACCTAGGCTAACCCTGCACAGCCACAGACACCAAAACCTAGACTACACatgcacaaaacacacacaatcacaccaccaccacccaaacaCCTAGACTGCACCCACCAGCAACACCCACAATCACACCACTACACACCAACTCCTAGACCACACCCGCCCAGCAACACCCACAATCACACCACTACACACCAACTCCTAGACCACACCCGCCCAGCAACACCCACAATCACACCACTACACACCAACCCCTGGAGTACACCTGCCCAGCAACACCCACAAGTACACCTAGACTACACCTGCCCAGCAACACCCACAATCACACCACTACACACCAACTCCTAGACCACACCCGCCCAGCAACACCCACAATCACACCACTACACACCAACTCCTAGACTACACCTGCCCAGCAACACCCACAATCACACCGCTACACACCAACTCCTAGACCACACCTGCCCAGCAACACCTACAAGTACACCAACACCTAGACTACAGCCGCCCAGCAACATACATAGTCACATCACCACACCCCAGCACCTAGACCATACCTGCAGGCtatcacacacacaagcacaccaCCACCCACCAACCCCTGGACTACATCcacacagcaacacacacacacaaccgcACCCCTGCACACCAGCAGCCAAATGCTATCCTGTGgggtggaggagctgggaggtGAATGCTGATCCCGTGGCTGTCTCTCAggaggcggggggcggggagggagcccTAGAGCTGAGGTGAGGGGACTGACCCTGTCCCATCGAAGGAGGCGGgtgcagagcccagctgggccGAAGGATCAGTCGGTTCTTGTTTGTGTCGGCCCTCACCCAAGGGCATCGTTACCCTGCAAGGGGTGAAAGGCTTCGCCGGTGGGTCGAGTCACTGCTcgggctgcagcaggccaaagAGAAACCGAGGCAGGGCTTGTAGCGCACCCTGCTGTATCTGGAGCGGGTGCTAGCCGATGGTACGTCAAGGCCCAGCAGCCTCCATCCGGACAGCCACGTACCCACACAGGCTACAGCCGcccacctgcactcccccccTCCCGTGTGACCCCCATTGTTCCTgtacccctcccacaccccctatAGGGGCAAAGAGCACCCTATGGGGCTGCCCCCCCATGTTCCCTGGGAGATCCcatggctgggctagcagggggctgcgattgggagtgaggggcaccctgatttggggggagggagggtggggggc
Protein-coding sequences here:
- the GRIN2D gene encoding LOW QUALITY PROTEIN: glutamate receptor ionotropic, NMDA 2D (The sequence of the model RefSeq protein was modified relative to this genomic sequence to represent the inferred CDS: deleted 1 base in 1 codon) — encoded protein: MSLSPGPPAARMLFVLALACASPFLDLRPDGPRSLNVAIIFSGSSYTPESARFAPTAFRNFSMEVNPVSVLLNDTNPRSLIVRLCDVLSSLRIHGVVFEDDTRTEAVAQILDFISAQTSVPIIGINGGSAIVLTPKEKGSTFLQLGSSTEQQLQVMFEVLEEYDWTAFAVITTLFPGYEDFVDYIEVLTDSSFIGWEHRGVLTLNLTDDPDGSRLRRQLREIPAQIRLLYCSREEAESIFQAARDAGLTGPGYIWFMVGTNLGGTDYMPEHLPVGLFTVLSAGWRDDLHHRVQNGVAIIAKGAEALSRDYGFIPEFNNDCRAPNLSQIHENLHRYFMNITWGQKDFSFNEDGYLINPSLVVISLNKERTWEVVGSWEHQILRMKYPVWSRYGKFLQPVDDDQHLTVATLEERPFVIVENIDPATGTCIRDSVPCRNQLNRTDSHPTDPLLFEKKCCKGFCIDILKRLAKTVGFTYDLYLVTNGKHGKKIDGVWNGMIGEVFYLRADMAIGSLTINEERSEIIDFSVPFVETGISVMVSRSNGTVSPSAFLEPYSPAVWVMMFVMCLTVVAVTVFIFEYFSPVGYNRSLADGKRTGGSKFTIGKSIWLLWALVFNNSVPVENPKGTTSKIMVLIWAFFAVIFLASYTANLAAFMIQEEYVDTVSGLSDRKFQKPQDQYPPLKFGTVPNGSTEKNIRSNYPDMHNYMVKYNQRSVEDALQHLKSGKLDAFIYDAAVLNYMARKDEGCKLVTIGSGKVFATTGYGIALQKGSRWKRPIDLALLQFLGDDEIEMLERLWLSGICHNDKIEVMSSKLDIDNMAGVFYMLLVAMGLSLLVFAWEHLIYWKLRHCMRHTGRLDFLLAFSRGMYSCCTSEDPKIPDHQQLPILNHSYPPQRGGATALPSPPAPPLPCSSFLPRDRRIVERWRHARSPNCYKDLYPPPAPSEPPKAPPQRHGLQNAFAEGFHRFYGPIEPEGLSDHLGAAGGAQAKKLGPCQLSPPLRSLENPPSYFAIVREKEGPDPGASAWQRKSLRGLCESFQAGKAGSRTPEAKKHSSGGLGSSYAAQGPCEVECGRPAQEPGRYGYTRLSYEDERSPPLGAAPCGRERRYRRPEEPRDSESQPLLRPTCPAGRSHVCRSRSRPPPAGFPSQSRYVELSDSDSEPCERDGPCPEASPPAGAPPANGHSCWYAAPDFFCTYPSREPPLFAPHKPVRYWSADKLAPCRSCHRLCQHCASLELLPPPTPPCRKEARGYFSRSEERLERWLDWEHRLCGPYGCLAPRHHHGLYRRCHHHHSCELGPAGSLLHPTSRSLEDLSSCHLVRCGLAPHRLGFSPPECLPPRLSRSGELFARRGSAHFSSLESEV